In uncultured Ilyobacter sp., a genomic segment contains:
- a CDS encoding bifunctional (p)ppGpp synthetase/guanosine-3',5'-bis(diphosphate) 3'-pyrophosphohydrolase has translation MYLKQDLYQKTILFAGEKHKKQKLPVDGLPYVVHLSNVAMEVMFAWESCKDFDIEYALQLALLHDTLEDTATSYEELAEVFGIEVSTGVFALTKDKNIEKYEQMQNSIKKILDCPKEVGIVKMSDRITNLQKPPKHWNKEKIISYREEAQYILESLKFSNKYLAERLSFKIDEYKKYITEPLK, from the coding sequence ATGTATTTAAAACAGGATTTGTATCAGAAAACTATTTTATTTGCAGGAGAAAAACATAAAAAGCAAAAGCTTCCGGTTGACGGATTACCCTATGTAGTCCATCTAAGCAATGTAGCCATGGAGGTCATGTTTGCCTGGGAATCTTGCAAAGATTTCGATATAGAATATGCCCTTCAGCTGGCTCTCCTGCATGATACCTTAGAAGACACTGCGACTAGCTATGAGGAGTTGGCAGAGGTTTTTGGTATAGAGGTTTCTACAGGAGTATTTGCACTGACAAAAGACAAAAATATTGAAAAATATGAGCAGATGCAAAATTCCATAAAAAAGATTTTAGACTGTCCAAAAGAGGTGGGCATAGTAAAGATGTCTGACAGAATAACAAACTTACAGAAACCTCCGAAACACTGGAATAAAGAAAAAATAATATCATATAGAGAAGAGGCCCAGTATATATTGGAATCTTTGAAATTTAGCAACAAATATCTCGCTGAGAGGTTGAGCTTTAAAATAGATGAATATAAAAAATATATCACAGAACCTCTGAAATAA
- a CDS encoding class I SAM-dependent methyltransferase codes for MHKEGILNFICKDLREIEFEPDSFDIIIMSFCIVHLHNKEMRELIFKVSKYLKQFGKIYISFMSGKEKGYESTGFSEEKIFFNYYSADSIKQELLKNNFSIIEEKNQGYVESDGSITKDNFLFAEKK; via the coding sequence CTGCACAAAGAAGGGATTTTAAATTTTATTTGTAAGGATTTGAGGGAGATAGAATTTGAACCGGACTCCTTTGATATAATTATAATGTCCTTTTGTATAGTCCACTTGCATAATAAAGAGATGAGAGAATTAATTTTTAAAGTATCGAAGTATTTAAAACAATTTGGGAAAATTTATATTAGTTTCATGAGTGGTAAAGAAAAAGGTTATGAGAGTACAGGCTTTTCCGAGGAAAAGATATTTTTTAATTACTATTCTGCAGATAGTATAAAACAGGAATTGCTGAAAAATAACTTTAGTATTATTGAAGAGAAAAATCAAGGTTATGTTGAATCTGATGGAAGTATTACTAAAGATAATTTTTTATTTGCAGAAAAAAAGTAG
- a CDS encoding HAD family phosphatase, whose product MIKNIIFDLGRVLLNFEPLEYTYKKIPDKQRAYKIYQEVFKSNEWIMLDRGVITEEEAINRICDRNLENDQLIREVMNNWYEILTPMKDVVEILKKLKLMGYKIYFLSNFHLLAFEKVSKKYDFFRNFEGGIVSYRENQLKPENEIYNTLSDRYDINPSESIFIDDTKENIISAEKLGFKTVLFTSSIDLKEKLLEYDCSL is encoded by the coding sequence ATGATAAAAAATATTATATTTGATTTAGGGAGAGTATTGCTTAATTTTGAGCCTTTGGAATATACATATAAAAAAATTCCTGATAAGCAAAGAGCCTATAAAATTTACCAAGAGGTATTTAAAAGTAATGAATGGATTATGCTTGATAGGGGAGTAATTACAGAAGAGGAAGCAATTAACAGGATTTGTGACAGGAATCTAGAAAATGACCAGCTTATAAGGGAAGTGATGAATAACTGGTATGAAATACTTACCCCGATGAAAGATGTTGTAGAAATTTTAAAAAAATTAAAACTTATGGGATATAAAATATATTTTTTGTCTAATTTTCATTTGTTAGCCTTTGAAAAAGTCTCCAAGAAATATGATTTTTTTAGAAATTTCGAAGGGGGGATAGTCTCGTACAGAGAAAACCAACTGAAACCAGAAAATGAAATTTATAATACGTTGTCCGATAGGTACGATATAAACCCGTCTGAGTCAATATTTATAGATGATACAAAGGAAAATATTATAAGTGCTGAAAAATTAGGATTCAAAACAGTACTTTTTACATCATCTATTGATTTGAAGGAGAAGCTGCTCGAATATGATTGTTCTTTATAG
- a CDS encoding ABC transporter ATP-binding protein, producing MIKEFGKFYRPHKKLFTIDMVCAFFVAFIDLAYPMLAKYALNDLLPRNEFRGYFIFVLVLLGLYILRVFFQFVNDYWGHILGIRIEYDLRKELFLHLQKLSFRFYDKTRVGHIMSRMVNDLNEMTEMAHHVPEDVFLSAIMLIGSFFAMLALNWQLALGVYTVVPMLVFFAVKRRKKMSQGFKKVKEKISGVNAQLESSISGIRVSKSFANEEHEINKFNESNVLFKNSKNEAYMQMAVFMGGMHFFINLLNIVVLGLGGFLIYKGKMNFPDLVAFTLYTNAFLVPIRRLTNSVQQFESGMTGFARFNEIMAIEPLIKDSEDALELESCKGKINFKNVTFAYNENHNIISGINLNIEPGKAIALVGPSGGGKTTLCHLIPRFYEVDSGEISIDDINIKDIKISSLRKNIGLVSQDVFLFAGTIRDNIIYGDINATEEEMIQAAKNAEIHDFIMSLEKGYDTDVGERGIKLSGGQKQRISIARVFLKNPPILILDEATSALDNETEFKIQKSLEKLSRGRTSLIIAHRLTTIKHADEIVVINKDGIQETGTHEELLKEKGIYSSLYEAQYKGFIPDEIDSNE from the coding sequence ATGATTAAAGAATTTGGAAAATTTTATAGGCCCCATAAAAAGCTTTTTACCATTGACATGGTCTGTGCTTTTTTTGTGGCATTTATTGACCTGGCTTATCCAATGCTGGCAAAATATGCATTAAATGATCTTCTGCCGAGAAATGAGTTTAGAGGTTATTTTATTTTTGTATTGGTTTTGCTGGGCTTATATATTTTAAGGGTATTTTTTCAGTTTGTAAATGATTACTGGGGTCATATTCTAGGAATAAGAATTGAGTATGACTTAAGAAAAGAACTGTTTTTACATCTTCAGAAACTTTCTTTTCGTTTTTATGACAAGACAAGAGTAGGGCATATAATGTCTAGAATGGTCAATGATCTTAATGAGATGACTGAGATGGCTCATCATGTTCCTGAAGATGTTTTTCTTTCGGCGATTATGCTGATAGGATCTTTCTTTGCCATGCTGGCTCTAAACTGGCAATTAGCTTTAGGGGTATATACTGTTGTGCCAATGCTGGTTTTTTTCGCAGTAAAAAGAAGAAAAAAAATGTCACAGGGATTTAAAAAAGTTAAGGAAAAAATATCAGGTGTAAATGCACAGCTTGAGAGCAGTATTTCAGGAATAAGGGTATCGAAATCATTTGCAAATGAAGAGCATGAGATCAACAAATTCAATGAGAGCAATGTGCTATTTAAAAACTCTAAAAATGAAGCTTATATGCAGATGGCTGTTTTTATGGGTGGTATGCATTTTTTTATAAATCTTTTAAATATAGTAGTTCTAGGCTTAGGAGGCTTTCTTATTTACAAGGGGAAGATGAATTTTCCAGATTTAGTGGCTTTTACTTTATACACCAATGCTTTTTTAGTTCCAATAAGAAGGCTTACCAATTCAGTTCAGCAGTTTGAATCAGGAATGACGGGATTTGCAAGATTTAATGAAATTATGGCTATAGAACCTCTCATCAAAGACAGTGAAGACGCCTTAGAGCTAGAGAGCTGCAAGGGAAAGATAAATTTCAAAAATGTAACTTTTGCCTATAATGAAAATCACAATATAATCTCTGGTATTAATCTAAATATAGAACCTGGAAAGGCAATCGCCCTTGTGGGGCCTTCTGGGGGAGGTAAGACAACTTTATGCCATCTAATTCCTAGATTTTATGAAGTTGATTCAGGAGAGATTTCCATTGACGATATCAATATCAAAGATATAAAAATCAGCAGCCTAAGGAAAAATATTGGTCTGGTCTCACAAGATGTCTTTTTATTTGCTGGGACAATCAGAGATAATATAATCTACGGAGATATAAATGCCACAGAGGAAGAGATGATCCAGGCGGCTAAAAATGCAGAAATTCATGATTTTATCATGAGCCTTGAAAAAGGCTATGATACCGACGTGGGAGAAAGAGGTATAAAGCTTTCTGGAGGTCAGAAGCAAAGGATAAGCATTGCAAGAGTATTCCTAAAAAATCCCCCTATACTGATATTAGATGAGGCCACTTCCGCCCTTGACAATGAAACTGAGTTTAAGATTCAAAAATCTTTGGAAAAATTGTCTCGGGGAAGAACTAGCCTTATTATTGCCCACCGTCTCACTACCATAAAGCACGCAGATGAGATTGTTGTAATCAATAAAGACGGGATACAGGAGACTGGAACCCATGAAGAGTTGCTAAAGGAAAAGGGCATATACAGTTCCCTGTACGAAGCTCAGTATAAGGGGTTCATCCCTGACGAGATAGATAGTAACGAGTAA